The following proteins are encoded in a genomic region of Nycticebus coucang isolate mNycCou1 chromosome 19, mNycCou1.pri, whole genome shotgun sequence:
- the ADNP2 gene encoding activity-dependent neuroprotector homeobox protein 2 isoform X3 yields MHTPLPLAVWASMQMRPDVTSCDHSSAIFSFWWRGRRDGWRWGWARAEAGVPPCGAEARGARAAPRDAAALGGGRGGAARGGGGGDAALLGRRARYRTKPYCCGLCKYSTKVLSSFKNHLHRYHEDEIDQELVIPCPNCVFTSQPKVVGKHFRMFHAPIRKVQNYTVNILGETKSPRSDVISFTCLKCNFSNTLYYSMKKHVLVAHFHYLIHTYFGLRTEEGTQPKTNDTPSAEKIPSSDKYYCKKCSANASSQDALMYHILTSDIHRDLENKLRSVISEHIKRTGLLKQMHIAPKPTAHVAAPPSSSVPGVAAPPSRFRLALPQSSPSPAAMQPVTLAPSAPGSLTQSPPASAQSRVTLVSSPLPMGQSTLSLPSSTPQPVFLSHGVPLPQAVNPPVLPLSQPVGPINKPVGTGVLPISPTVRPGVLPLTQPVGPVRPGVLPVSHSVTPGVLQAVSPGVISVSRAVPAGVIPSGQMTPAGVIPGQTATSGVLPPGQMVQSGVLPVGQTAPSRVLPAGQVVPSGLLSPNQTVSSGVVPVSQGVNSGVLQLNQPVMPGVFPVGQPMRPGVLQLSQPVSTNILPVSQPFRPGSAQNTTFLTSGSILRQLIPTGKQVNGIPTYTLAPVSVTLPVPPGGVATVAPPQVPIQLLPPGAAAPVASSLPGVPSPPVLVSASQSVFIQAPSPVADASQALRQAKQWKTCPVCNELFPSNVYQVHMEVAHKHSECRAGDKLEPEKLAACAPFLKWMREKTVRCLSCKCLVSEEELIHHLLMHGLGCLFCPHTFHDIRSLSEHSRTVHLGKKKLPVDYSNKGFQLDIDANGNLLFPHLDFITVLPKEELGEREVYLAILAGIHSKSLVPVYVKVRPPAEGTCRSPSKQVSTCPFCFGTFVAPEAYELHLKERHHIMPTVHTVLKAPAFKCIHCCGVYTGNMTLAAIAVHLLRCRSAPKDSGSDLQGQPDPVENSESLLVNGEVVPDTASSVKRKLPDGHSGAEAQRAGEDTPLVLSVDAAPVLEKGASVVPFKRQRNETRTEGLVASDDALQILALDPKKYEDRSYEEKKQFLKDYFHKRPYPSKKEIELLSSLLWVWKIDVASFFGKRRYICMKAIKNHKPSVLLGFDMSKLKNVKHRLNFEYEPQNL; encoded by the coding sequence aGATACCGAACAAAGCCATACTGTTGTGGCCTCTGTAAATACTCTACAAAAGTTCTTTCTTCATTCAAAAATCATTTACATCGTTACCATGAAGATGAGATTGACCAGGAGCTGGTGATCCCTTGCCCAAACTGTGTGTTTACATCTCAACCTAAAGTTGTGGGAAAGCACTTCAGAATGTTCCATGCACCCATTCGGAAAGTTCAGAACTACACAGTGAATATTTTGGGCGAAACTAAATCGCCTAGGAGTGACGTGATAAgttttacatgtttaaaatgtAACTTTTCAAACACTTTGTACTATAGCATGAAGAAGCATGTGCTGGTGGCCCATTTTCACTACCTGATTCACACCTACTTTGGGCTGCGAACAGAGGAAGGTACACAGCCGAAAACTAATGACACTCCTTCTGCAGAGAAGATCCCATCATCTGACAAATACTACTGTAAAAAGTGCAGTGCCAATGCCAGCAGCCAGGATGCATTGATGTATCACATTTTGACATCAGATATACACAGGGATTTGGAAAATAAGCTTAGATCTGTGATTTCAGAACATATTAAGAGGACTGGACTTCTGAAGCAGATGCACATTGCTCCCAAGCCAACAGCACATGTGGCGGCGCCCCCCAGCAGCAGTGTGCCCGGCGTGGCAGCCCCGCCTTCACGCTTCCGCCTGGCCTTGCCTCAGAGCAGTCCTAGCCCAGCTGCTATGCAGCCTGTGACTCTGGCCCCGAGTGCTCCCGGGAGCCTCACTCAATCCCCTCCAGCCTCTGCTCAGTCCCGTGTGACTCTGGTCTCTAGCCCTCTGCCCATGGGCCAGAGTACCCTCAGCCTGCCATCCTCCACACCGCAACCCGTCTTTCTCTCTCATGGGGTTCCCCTCCCTCAGGCTGTAAATCCTCCTGTGCTGCCATTGAGTCAGCCTGTGGGACCCATAAACAAGCCTGTCGGAACTGGTGTCCTCCCCATAAGCCCGACTGTCCGCCCTGGGGTTTTACCCCTCACGCAGCCTGTGGGGCCTGTGAGGCCTGGCGTCCTTCCTGTtagtcactctgtcacccctgggGTTCTTCAGGCTGTCTCACCAGGGGTGATTTCTGTGAGTCGGGCAGTCCCAGCAGGGGTTATTCCCTCAGGCCAGATGACCCCGGCTGGGGTTATCCCTGGACAGACAGCAACCTCTGGGGTTCTTCCTCCTGGCCAGATGGTCCAGTCAGGAGTGCTCCCTGTTGGCCAGACGGCCCCATCACGGGTTCTTCCTGCTGGCCAGGTCGTCCCGTCAGGGCTACTTTCTCCCAACCAGACAGTCTCTTCAGGAGTTGTCCCTGTGAGCCAAGGTGTGAATTCTGGTGTTCTTCAGCTCAATCAGCCTGTCATGCCAGGAGTCTTCCCCGTGGGCCAGCCTATGAGGCCTGGGGTTCTGCAACTCAGTCAGCCTGTCAGCACCAACATTCTGCCTGTGAGCCAGCCATTTAGACCTGGCTCGGCACAGAATACTACTTTCCTCACTTCAGGCTCTATTCTCAGACAGCTCATACCTACAGGGAAGCAAGTGAATGGGATTCCAACCTATACGCTGGCCCCAGTGTCTGTCACCCTGCCAGTGCCCCCTGGAGGGGTTGCAACGGTGGCCCCACCACAGGTGCCTATCCAGCTCCTGCCGCCGGGTGCAGCTGCCCCAGTGGCTAGCTCCCTGCCTGGTGTGCCCTCGCCACCTGTGCTGGTAAGCGCCTCCCAGAGCGTGTTCATTCAGGCCCCTTCCCCTGTGGCAGATGCTAGCCAGGCGCTCAGGCAGGCCAAGCAATGGAAGACATGCCCTGTCTGCAATGAGCTCTTCCCCTCAAATGTCTACCAGGTGCACATGGAGGTGGCCCACAAGCACAGTGAGTGCAGGGCTGGTGACAAGCTTGAGCCTGAGAAACTGGCTGCGTGTGCGCCGTTCCTCAAGTGGATGAGAGAGAAGACAGTGCGCTGTCTTTCCTGCAAATGTCTGGTCTCTGAGGAGGAGCTTATACACCACCTCCTAATGCATGGTCTGGGCTGCTTGTTCTGTCCACACACGTTCCATGACATCCGAAGTCTTTCAGAGCATAGCCGGACTGTTCACCTCGGGAAGAAGAAGTTACCTGTGGATTATAGTAACAAAGGTTTCCAGCTAGATATTGATGCTAACGGCAACTTGCTGTTTCCCCACCTGGACTTCATTACTGTCTTGCCAAAGGAGGAACTTGGGGAGCGGGAAGTCTACCTGGCAATCCTTGCAGGGATACACTCCAAGTCCCTCGTGCCTGTATATGTAAAGGTGCGGCCTCCAGCCGAGGGCACGTGCAGGAGCCCTAGCAAGCAGGTGTCAACCTGCCCCTTTTGCTTTGGCACCTTTGTGGCGCCAGAGGCATATGAGCTGCATCTGAAAGAGAGGCACCACATCATGCCTACGGTGCACACAGTGCTCAAGGCCCCTGCCTTCAAGTGCATTCACTGCTGCGGGGTCTACACTGGCAACATGACGCTGGCCGCCATTGCCGTCCACCTGCTGCGCTGCAGGAGTGCCCCCAAGGACAGCGGCTCAGACCTGCAGGGCCAGCCTGACCCTGTGGAAAACAGTGAGTCGCTCCTGGTGAATGGTGAGGTGGTCCCTGACACTGCCTCTTCTGTGAAGAGGAAGCTGCCCGACGGCCACTCAGGGGCTGAAGCCCAAAGGGCTGGGGAGGACACGCCTCTTGTCCTGAGTGTGGATGCAGCCCCAGTTCTGGAAAAAGGGGCCAGCGTTGTGCcttttaaaagacaaaggaaTGAAACCAGGACAGAGGGGCTGGTCGCTAGTGATGATGCTCTTCAGATTTTAGCATTAGATCCTAAGAAGTACGAAGACCGTTcttatgaagaaaagaaacagtttctTAAAGATTATTTCCATAAGAGACCATATCCTAGTAAAAAGGAAATAGAACTGTTATCTTCACTTTTATGGGTGTGGAAAATTGATGTGGCTTCATTTTTTGGAAAAAGAAGGTATATTTGCatgaaagcaataaaaaatcACAAGCCTTCTGTACTTTTAGGCTTTGACATGTCTAAACTCAAAAATGTTAAACACAGATTGAACTTTGAATATGAACCAcagaatttgtaa
- the ADNP2 gene encoding activity-dependent neuroprotector homeobox protein 2 isoform X2: MFQIPVENLDNIRKVRKKVKGILVDIGLDSCKELLKRYRTKPYCCGLCKYSTKVLSSFKNHLHRYHEDEIDQELVIPCPNCVFTSQPKVVGKHFRMFHAPIRKVQNYTVNILGETKSPRSDVISFTCLKCNFSNTLYYSMKKHVLVAHFHYLIHTYFGLRTEEGTQPKTNDTPSAEKIPSSDKYYCKKCSANASSQDALMYHILTSDIHRDLENKLRSVISEHIKRTGLLKQMHIAPKPTAHVAAPPSSSVPGVAAPPSRFRLALPQSSPSPAAMQPVTLAPSAPGSLTQSPPASAQSRVTLVSSPLPMGQSTLSLPSSTPQPVFLSHGVPLPQAVNPPVLPLSQPVGPINKPVGTGVLPISPTVRPGVLPLTQPVGPVRPGVLPVSHSVTPGVLQAVSPGVISVSRAVPAGVIPSGQMTPAGVIPGQTATSGVLPPGQMVQSGVLPVGQTAPSRVLPAGQVVPSGLLSPNQTVSSGVVPVSQGVNSGVLQLNQPVMPGVFPVGQPMRPGVLQLSQPVSTNILPVSQPFRPGSAQNTTFLTSGSILRQLIPTGKQVNGIPTYTLAPVSVTLPVPPGGVATVAPPQVPIQLLPPGAAAPVASSLPGVPSPPVLVSASQSVFIQAPSPVADASQALRQAKQWKTCPVCNELFPSNVYQVHMEVAHKHSECRAGDKLEPEKLAACAPFLKWMREKTVRCLSCKCLVSEEELIHHLLMHGLGCLFCPHTFHDIRSLSEHSRTVHLGKKKLPVDYSNKGFQLDIDANGNLLFPHLDFITVLPKEELGEREVYLAILAGIHSKSLVPVYVKVRPPAEGTCRSPSKQVSTCPFCFGTFVAPEAYELHLKERHHIMPTVHTVLKAPAFKCIHCCGVYTGNMTLAAIAVHLLRCRSAPKDSGSDLQGQPDPVENSESLLVNGEVVPDTASSVKRKLPDGHSGAEAQRAGEDTPLVLSVDAAPVLEKGASVVPFKRQRNETRTEGLVASDDALQILALDPKKYEDRSYEEKKQFLKDYFHKRPYPSKKEIELLSSLLWVWKIDVASFFGKRRYICMKAIKNHKPSVLLGFDMSKLKNVKHRLNFEYEPQNL, translated from the coding sequence aGATACCGAACAAAGCCATACTGTTGTGGCCTCTGTAAATACTCTACAAAAGTTCTTTCTTCATTCAAAAATCATTTACATCGTTACCATGAAGATGAGATTGACCAGGAGCTGGTGATCCCTTGCCCAAACTGTGTGTTTACATCTCAACCTAAAGTTGTGGGAAAGCACTTCAGAATGTTCCATGCACCCATTCGGAAAGTTCAGAACTACACAGTGAATATTTTGGGCGAAACTAAATCGCCTAGGAGTGACGTGATAAgttttacatgtttaaaatgtAACTTTTCAAACACTTTGTACTATAGCATGAAGAAGCATGTGCTGGTGGCCCATTTTCACTACCTGATTCACACCTACTTTGGGCTGCGAACAGAGGAAGGTACACAGCCGAAAACTAATGACACTCCTTCTGCAGAGAAGATCCCATCATCTGACAAATACTACTGTAAAAAGTGCAGTGCCAATGCCAGCAGCCAGGATGCATTGATGTATCACATTTTGACATCAGATATACACAGGGATTTGGAAAATAAGCTTAGATCTGTGATTTCAGAACATATTAAGAGGACTGGACTTCTGAAGCAGATGCACATTGCTCCCAAGCCAACAGCACATGTGGCGGCGCCCCCCAGCAGCAGTGTGCCCGGCGTGGCAGCCCCGCCTTCACGCTTCCGCCTGGCCTTGCCTCAGAGCAGTCCTAGCCCAGCTGCTATGCAGCCTGTGACTCTGGCCCCGAGTGCTCCCGGGAGCCTCACTCAATCCCCTCCAGCCTCTGCTCAGTCCCGTGTGACTCTGGTCTCTAGCCCTCTGCCCATGGGCCAGAGTACCCTCAGCCTGCCATCCTCCACACCGCAACCCGTCTTTCTCTCTCATGGGGTTCCCCTCCCTCAGGCTGTAAATCCTCCTGTGCTGCCATTGAGTCAGCCTGTGGGACCCATAAACAAGCCTGTCGGAACTGGTGTCCTCCCCATAAGCCCGACTGTCCGCCCTGGGGTTTTACCCCTCACGCAGCCTGTGGGGCCTGTGAGGCCTGGCGTCCTTCCTGTtagtcactctgtcacccctgggGTTCTTCAGGCTGTCTCACCAGGGGTGATTTCTGTGAGTCGGGCAGTCCCAGCAGGGGTTATTCCCTCAGGCCAGATGACCCCGGCTGGGGTTATCCCTGGACAGACAGCAACCTCTGGGGTTCTTCCTCCTGGCCAGATGGTCCAGTCAGGAGTGCTCCCTGTTGGCCAGACGGCCCCATCACGGGTTCTTCCTGCTGGCCAGGTCGTCCCGTCAGGGCTACTTTCTCCCAACCAGACAGTCTCTTCAGGAGTTGTCCCTGTGAGCCAAGGTGTGAATTCTGGTGTTCTTCAGCTCAATCAGCCTGTCATGCCAGGAGTCTTCCCCGTGGGCCAGCCTATGAGGCCTGGGGTTCTGCAACTCAGTCAGCCTGTCAGCACCAACATTCTGCCTGTGAGCCAGCCATTTAGACCTGGCTCGGCACAGAATACTACTTTCCTCACTTCAGGCTCTATTCTCAGACAGCTCATACCTACAGGGAAGCAAGTGAATGGGATTCCAACCTATACGCTGGCCCCAGTGTCTGTCACCCTGCCAGTGCCCCCTGGAGGGGTTGCAACGGTGGCCCCACCACAGGTGCCTATCCAGCTCCTGCCGCCGGGTGCAGCTGCCCCAGTGGCTAGCTCCCTGCCTGGTGTGCCCTCGCCACCTGTGCTGGTAAGCGCCTCCCAGAGCGTGTTCATTCAGGCCCCTTCCCCTGTGGCAGATGCTAGCCAGGCGCTCAGGCAGGCCAAGCAATGGAAGACATGCCCTGTCTGCAATGAGCTCTTCCCCTCAAATGTCTACCAGGTGCACATGGAGGTGGCCCACAAGCACAGTGAGTGCAGGGCTGGTGACAAGCTTGAGCCTGAGAAACTGGCTGCGTGTGCGCCGTTCCTCAAGTGGATGAGAGAGAAGACAGTGCGCTGTCTTTCCTGCAAATGTCTGGTCTCTGAGGAGGAGCTTATACACCACCTCCTAATGCATGGTCTGGGCTGCTTGTTCTGTCCACACACGTTCCATGACATCCGAAGTCTTTCAGAGCATAGCCGGACTGTTCACCTCGGGAAGAAGAAGTTACCTGTGGATTATAGTAACAAAGGTTTCCAGCTAGATATTGATGCTAACGGCAACTTGCTGTTTCCCCACCTGGACTTCATTACTGTCTTGCCAAAGGAGGAACTTGGGGAGCGGGAAGTCTACCTGGCAATCCTTGCAGGGATACACTCCAAGTCCCTCGTGCCTGTATATGTAAAGGTGCGGCCTCCAGCCGAGGGCACGTGCAGGAGCCCTAGCAAGCAGGTGTCAACCTGCCCCTTTTGCTTTGGCACCTTTGTGGCGCCAGAGGCATATGAGCTGCATCTGAAAGAGAGGCACCACATCATGCCTACGGTGCACACAGTGCTCAAGGCCCCTGCCTTCAAGTGCATTCACTGCTGCGGGGTCTACACTGGCAACATGACGCTGGCCGCCATTGCCGTCCACCTGCTGCGCTGCAGGAGTGCCCCCAAGGACAGCGGCTCAGACCTGCAGGGCCAGCCTGACCCTGTGGAAAACAGTGAGTCGCTCCTGGTGAATGGTGAGGTGGTCCCTGACACTGCCTCTTCTGTGAAGAGGAAGCTGCCCGACGGCCACTCAGGGGCTGAAGCCCAAAGGGCTGGGGAGGACACGCCTCTTGTCCTGAGTGTGGATGCAGCCCCAGTTCTGGAAAAAGGGGCCAGCGTTGTGCcttttaaaagacaaaggaaTGAAACCAGGACAGAGGGGCTGGTCGCTAGTGATGATGCTCTTCAGATTTTAGCATTAGATCCTAAGAAGTACGAAGACCGTTcttatgaagaaaagaaacagtttctTAAAGATTATTTCCATAAGAGACCATATCCTAGTAAAAAGGAAATAGAACTGTTATCTTCACTTTTATGGGTGTGGAAAATTGATGTGGCTTCATTTTTTGGAAAAAGAAGGTATATTTGCatgaaagcaataaaaaatcACAAGCCTTCTGTACTTTTAGGCTTTGACATGTCTAAACTCAAAAATGTTAAACACAGATTGAACTTTGAATATGAACCAcagaatttgtaa
- the ADNP2 gene encoding activity-dependent neuroprotector homeobox protein 2 isoform X4, whose protein sequence is MFQIPVENLDNIRKVRKKVKGILVDIGLDSCKELLKDLKAFDPGEKYFCNTTWGDVSLWEPSGKKVRYRTKPYCCGLCKYSTKVLSSFKNHLHRYHEDEIDQELVIPCPNCVFTSQPKVVGKHFRMFHAPIRKVQNYTVNILGETKSPRSDVISFTCLKCNFSNTLYYSMKKHVLVAHFHYLIHTYFGLRTEEGTQPKTNDTPSAEKIPSSDKYYCKKCSANASSQDALMYHILTSDIHRDLENKLRSVISEHIKRTGLLKQMHIAPKPTAHVAAPPSSSVPGVAAPPSRFRLALPQSSPSPAAMQPVTLAPSAPGSLTQSPPASAQSRVTLVSSPLPMGQSTLSLPSSTPQPVFLSHGVPLPQAVNPPVLPLSQPVGPINKPVGTGVLPISPTVRPGVLPLTQPVGPVRPGVLPVSHSVTPGVLQAVSPGVISVSRAVPAGVIPSGQMTPAGVIPGQTATSGVLPPGQMVQSGVLPVGQTAPSRVLPAGQVVPSGLLSPNQTVSSGVVPVSQGVNSGVLQLNQPVMPGVFPVGQPMRPGVLQLSQPVSTNILPVSQPFRPGSAQNTTFLTSGSILRQLIPTGKQVNGIPTYTLAPVSVTLPVPPGGVATVAPPQVPIQLLPPGAAAPVASSLPGVPSPPVLVSASQSVFIQAPSPVADASQALRQAKQWKTCPVCNELFPSNVYQVHMEVAHKHSECRAGDKLEPEKLAACAPFLKWMREKTVRCLSCKCLVSEEELIHHLLMHGLGCLFCPHTFHDIRSLSEHSRTVHLGKKKLPVDYSNKGFQLDIDANGNLLFPHLDFITVLPKEELGEREVYLAILAGIHSKSLVPVYVKVRPPAEGTCRSPSKQVSTCPFCFGTFVAPEAYELHLKERHHIMPTVHTVLKAPAFKCIHCCGVYTGNMTLAAIAVHLLRCRSAPKDSGSDLQGQPDPVENSESLLVNGEVVPDTASSVKRKLPDGHSGAEAQRAGEDTPLVLSVDAAPVLEKGASVVPFKRQRNETRTEGLVASDDALQILALDPKKYEDRSYEEKKQFLKDYFHKRPYPSKKEIELLSSLLWVWKIDVASFFGKRRYICMKAIKNHKPSVLLGFDMSKLKNVKHRLNFEYEPQNL, encoded by the coding sequence aGATACCGAACAAAGCCATACTGTTGTGGCCTCTGTAAATACTCTACAAAAGTTCTTTCTTCATTCAAAAATCATTTACATCGTTACCATGAAGATGAGATTGACCAGGAGCTGGTGATCCCTTGCCCAAACTGTGTGTTTACATCTCAACCTAAAGTTGTGGGAAAGCACTTCAGAATGTTCCATGCACCCATTCGGAAAGTTCAGAACTACACAGTGAATATTTTGGGCGAAACTAAATCGCCTAGGAGTGACGTGATAAgttttacatgtttaaaatgtAACTTTTCAAACACTTTGTACTATAGCATGAAGAAGCATGTGCTGGTGGCCCATTTTCACTACCTGATTCACACCTACTTTGGGCTGCGAACAGAGGAAGGTACACAGCCGAAAACTAATGACACTCCTTCTGCAGAGAAGATCCCATCATCTGACAAATACTACTGTAAAAAGTGCAGTGCCAATGCCAGCAGCCAGGATGCATTGATGTATCACATTTTGACATCAGATATACACAGGGATTTGGAAAATAAGCTTAGATCTGTGATTTCAGAACATATTAAGAGGACTGGACTTCTGAAGCAGATGCACATTGCTCCCAAGCCAACAGCACATGTGGCGGCGCCCCCCAGCAGCAGTGTGCCCGGCGTGGCAGCCCCGCCTTCACGCTTCCGCCTGGCCTTGCCTCAGAGCAGTCCTAGCCCAGCTGCTATGCAGCCTGTGACTCTGGCCCCGAGTGCTCCCGGGAGCCTCACTCAATCCCCTCCAGCCTCTGCTCAGTCCCGTGTGACTCTGGTCTCTAGCCCTCTGCCCATGGGCCAGAGTACCCTCAGCCTGCCATCCTCCACACCGCAACCCGTCTTTCTCTCTCATGGGGTTCCCCTCCCTCAGGCTGTAAATCCTCCTGTGCTGCCATTGAGTCAGCCTGTGGGACCCATAAACAAGCCTGTCGGAACTGGTGTCCTCCCCATAAGCCCGACTGTCCGCCCTGGGGTTTTACCCCTCACGCAGCCTGTGGGGCCTGTGAGGCCTGGCGTCCTTCCTGTtagtcactctgtcacccctgggGTTCTTCAGGCTGTCTCACCAGGGGTGATTTCTGTGAGTCGGGCAGTCCCAGCAGGGGTTATTCCCTCAGGCCAGATGACCCCGGCTGGGGTTATCCCTGGACAGACAGCAACCTCTGGGGTTCTTCCTCCTGGCCAGATGGTCCAGTCAGGAGTGCTCCCTGTTGGCCAGACGGCCCCATCACGGGTTCTTCCTGCTGGCCAGGTCGTCCCGTCAGGGCTACTTTCTCCCAACCAGACAGTCTCTTCAGGAGTTGTCCCTGTGAGCCAAGGTGTGAATTCTGGTGTTCTTCAGCTCAATCAGCCTGTCATGCCAGGAGTCTTCCCCGTGGGCCAGCCTATGAGGCCTGGGGTTCTGCAACTCAGTCAGCCTGTCAGCACCAACATTCTGCCTGTGAGCCAGCCATTTAGACCTGGCTCGGCACAGAATACTACTTTCCTCACTTCAGGCTCTATTCTCAGACAGCTCATACCTACAGGGAAGCAAGTGAATGGGATTCCAACCTATACGCTGGCCCCAGTGTCTGTCACCCTGCCAGTGCCCCCTGGAGGGGTTGCAACGGTGGCCCCACCACAGGTGCCTATCCAGCTCCTGCCGCCGGGTGCAGCTGCCCCAGTGGCTAGCTCCCTGCCTGGTGTGCCCTCGCCACCTGTGCTGGTAAGCGCCTCCCAGAGCGTGTTCATTCAGGCCCCTTCCCCTGTGGCAGATGCTAGCCAGGCGCTCAGGCAGGCCAAGCAATGGAAGACATGCCCTGTCTGCAATGAGCTCTTCCCCTCAAATGTCTACCAGGTGCACATGGAGGTGGCCCACAAGCACAGTGAGTGCAGGGCTGGTGACAAGCTTGAGCCTGAGAAACTGGCTGCGTGTGCGCCGTTCCTCAAGTGGATGAGAGAGAAGACAGTGCGCTGTCTTTCCTGCAAATGTCTGGTCTCTGAGGAGGAGCTTATACACCACCTCCTAATGCATGGTCTGGGCTGCTTGTTCTGTCCACACACGTTCCATGACATCCGAAGTCTTTCAGAGCATAGCCGGACTGTTCACCTCGGGAAGAAGAAGTTACCTGTGGATTATAGTAACAAAGGTTTCCAGCTAGATATTGATGCTAACGGCAACTTGCTGTTTCCCCACCTGGACTTCATTACTGTCTTGCCAAAGGAGGAACTTGGGGAGCGGGAAGTCTACCTGGCAATCCTTGCAGGGATACACTCCAAGTCCCTCGTGCCTGTATATGTAAAGGTGCGGCCTCCAGCCGAGGGCACGTGCAGGAGCCCTAGCAAGCAGGTGTCAACCTGCCCCTTTTGCTTTGGCACCTTTGTGGCGCCAGAGGCATATGAGCTGCATCTGAAAGAGAGGCACCACATCATGCCTACGGTGCACACAGTGCTCAAGGCCCCTGCCTTCAAGTGCATTCACTGCTGCGGGGTCTACACTGGCAACATGACGCTGGCCGCCATTGCCGTCCACCTGCTGCGCTGCAGGAGTGCCCCCAAGGACAGCGGCTCAGACCTGCAGGGCCAGCCTGACCCTGTGGAAAACAGTGAGTCGCTCCTGGTGAATGGTGAGGTGGTCCCTGACACTGCCTCTTCTGTGAAGAGGAAGCTGCCCGACGGCCACTCAGGGGCTGAAGCCCAAAGGGCTGGGGAGGACACGCCTCTTGTCCTGAGTGTGGATGCAGCCCCAGTTCTGGAAAAAGGGGCCAGCGTTGTGCcttttaaaagacaaaggaaTGAAACCAGGACAGAGGGGCTGGTCGCTAGTGATGATGCTCTTCAGATTTTAGCATTAGATCCTAAGAAGTACGAAGACCGTTcttatgaagaaaagaaacagtttctTAAAGATTATTTCCATAAGAGACCATATCCTAGTAAAAAGGAAATAGAACTGTTATCTTCACTTTTATGGGTGTGGAAAATTGATGTGGCTTCATTTTTTGGAAAAAGAAGGTATATTTGCatgaaagcaataaaaaatcACAAGCCTTCTGTACTTTTAGGCTTTGACATGTCTAAACTCAAAAATGTTAAACACAGATTGAACTTTGAATATGAACCAcagaatttgtaa